Sequence from the Sphingobium indicum B90A genome:
GCCTCGGTCATGCCTGAACCGTTGTCCAGTATTCCGATCGCAGGCATTTCTCCAGAGGTATCGGAAAGAATGTCGATACGCGTGGCCCGCGCCGTGATGGAATTGTCGATGATGTCCGCAAGGGCAGTGTCGAGCGAATAGCCGATATCCCGCATGCTTTCGATCAGAGCCGATGCATGGGGGGTGGCGTCCGCCCTTCTCGCCGCTGCAGCAGCAGAGAATTTCATGCCCGACTTTCCATAATCATACCCCCAAATGTCCCCCGTCACCCATGGCTCTCGATCGGTTACCGAATCACTGATTGCATGCCAGTACGTCAGATCCGGTCGCAGCTTGCTCACATGCGCCAGCTGCCAGCATCAGCCGCTCGTGCATCATGTCTCTGAGTTCCTGCGGGCCATCGATCACGACGCTGCCACCCCAAGTGAACAGGTGATCAGCCAGCTCCCTGAGGCCTCCGCTTCGAAAACTCACCACCAGCTCGTCATTCCGCTGTTCGACTTGCTGAACGGGATGGAAACGCCAGGAAAGAGCTCTCTCCACGGCTTCAGGACGCACCCGCAGGACTATGTCATGGTCTTCTTCGCGCCAGATACCAAAGCTCTGTGCCAACCAGTGATCGAGATCCCAGTCCTCCGGCACAAGACCGGCCGAGTTGCTCATCCGGACCACGCTCATGCGATCGAGACGATAGAGCACTGGAGGCAGATCCCGGCCCGGCATCCGGCCAACCAGATAGGTCACCGGCCCATGAACAAGTCCGCAGGGAACAACCCGCCTCCATTGTGGAGTGTCGTTCTCGTTCGACACATATTCGAATTCCACGCAGCATCCCGCCATGATCGCCTGCTGGACAGTCGTGAGCGCTTCGGGCGCAGCAGCTACGAGCGGTCCGGCTGGAACAAAGGTTCGCTGAAGCCTTGCCAAGGCATCCAGATCGGGATCGATCCTTCTCCTTTCACGCTCATCAAGCGCGCTTCTCACCTTCGTCAGCAGACTGGCCAAAGGTTCGGCATTCGGAGAGCCGTCACGCCGCCGCGCCTCCACCTCAGCCTGCAGGGCCGCTATCTCCGCGGCGGACGGCCGCGTGTAGATACGGCGCAGCCCCTCGCGAATCCTGAACCGTTTCGACCGATCATCCTGCACTTCCTCGAGATCGAAATGGATGCGGATCACATCGCGCATGCGTTCGGCTGTTCGCCGATCGACACTGATCTCCAGAGCGATTTCGTCAAGCGTCAGCCCCTCGACCGTTTCAGCAAGAAGATGCGCAAGCCGCAATATGCGGTCGAGCTTCGCCATGCGCGCAGTCACGCGTGCCCCCCAGAAGATGACTACTCATGCGACCCCGTTTCTCCCTTTCATGACAGGCATGAAACGACTTGTGAAGAGCTCCGCTGACGCAAACCGATCGCAGCAGTGCCATAGCTCTTTGATTTTTCAGGAGGTGGGATGCGGAATGTCCGCAACACTCATTAGGATGCACCAGTTCGACATGGGCTGCGAACCGCCGAAGCGTCACTTCGTTTCGCTTGAGCATTGACTTGCCCTCCAGGGCAGGGAACAATTTCCATCATGCTGAACACCCCCGCTCTGCCCAGGGTTCACGTGCCGATAAAGCGGTCGGAAGACGTCATTCCGCATCTCGGGTCTCCCACGCACTGGCAGCCCGGGCGATCGGCCAAGTCGGTCGCAGATTCATGGTTCGGCGCGAACGGGATACCTGCTTCGGTCGCTTCGGTGATATCCGGAGATCCCGTTCTGTCCGGCGCCATCCTTGTCGATGCATTTCTCGAGCGATCGACCGATCTCGGAGACGGGGGGCGGGCAACCCAGACCGATCTGATGGCGATCGTCCGCACCGGCGATCGGCTTGCAATCCTTGCGATCGAAGCGAAGGTCGACGAAACTTTCGGGCCGACAGTGAAGGAATGGCTGGAAAAGGACGAAACCGAGCCGGCCACCCGTCGGCGCAGACTCGTCAGCCTGTGCGGGCTGCTTGGCCTCGATCCCGGCAAGGTCGATCATATCCGCTACCAGCTGATCCACAGGACAGCAGCCGCACTTCTCGAAGCGAAAAGATATTGCGCCACCGAGGCGGCAATGCTCGTCCAGAGTTTCTGCCCCAAACGCTCATGGTTCGAGGATTATCAGGCTTTTGTCCATGCCATGGGTCTTGGCGAAGCGGCGCCCAGCGCACTTACCCGAACGCGCGATTGCGACGGAATTACGCTGAGGCTGGGCTGGGTTGCAGAGGACGTCGTGGGGCCGTTCACAAGGCTGCGTACACCAAGAACCGTGCCCGCGCTTACCGAATTGGGACGGGTTCAGCTGTCGAAATCCTTCTTCATGCGGGAGATGCTTCATTCCGAGGTCGCGATGATCCATGGGCTGAACAATGCTCCCGACGATCCCGAGCTTGCCATCAAGGCGGGAAGCCACCTGTGCCAAGAGCTGCTAGAACCCCTGCAGGATCACTGGGGTCGCCTCGCCATCAGATCCGCCTATCGATCCAGCGAGGTGAACGGCTTCTGCAACGCCATGCAGCGCCAGAAGAAGCCCGGATATACCTGTGCTTCCAATGAAGCGAATTGCGCCAGTCATATCTGGGACCGGCTCGATGCCAATGGCTATATGGGCGCCACCGCCTGCGTGATCGTTCCAGCCTTCTGGGCCAAGCATCAGAAACCCGGGGACTGGCAGATCATCGCCCGGTGGATACACGAGAACCTGCCCTATTCGACGCTGCAGTTCTTTCCGACCTACTGGGCTTTCAACATCGGCTGGCACGAGAATCCCGAGCGCAAGATCTCCAGCTTTGCTGACCCCAA
This genomic interval carries:
- a CDS encoding DUF6946 family protein encodes the protein MLNTPALPRVHVPIKRSEDVIPHLGSPTHWQPGRSAKSVADSWFGANGIPASVASVISGDPVLSGAILVDAFLERSTDLGDGGRATQTDLMAIVRTGDRLAILAIEAKVDETFGPTVKEWLEKDETEPATRRRRLVSLCGLLGLDPGKVDHIRYQLIHRTAAALLEAKRYCATEAAMLVQSFCPKRSWFEDYQAFVHAMGLGEAAPSALTRTRDCDGITLRLGWVAEDVVGPFTRLRTPRTVPALTELGRVQLSKSFFMREMLHSEVAMIHGLNNAPDDPELAIKAGSHLCQELLEPLQDHWGRLAIRSAYRSSEVNGFCNAMQRQKKPGYTCASNEANCASHIWDRLDANGYMGATACVIVPAFWAKHQKPGDWQIIARWIHENLPYSTLQFFPTYWAFNIGWHENPERKISSFADPKGIFTP
- a CDS encoding helix-turn-helix transcriptional regulator — its product is MAKLDRILRLAHLLAETVEGLTLDEIALEISVDRRTAERMRDVIRIHFDLEEVQDDRSKRFRIREGLRRIYTRPSAAEIAALQAEVEARRRDGSPNAEPLASLLTKVRSALDERERRRIDPDLDALARLQRTFVPAGPLVAAAPEALTTVQQAIMAGCCVEFEYVSNENDTPQWRRVVPCGLVHGPVTYLVGRMPGRDLPPVLYRLDRMSVVRMSNSAGLVPEDWDLDHWLAQSFGIWREEDHDIVLRVRPEAVERALSWRFHPVQQVEQRNDELVVSFRSGGLRELADHLFTWGGSVVIDGPQELRDMMHERLMLAAGACEQAATGSDVLACNQ